From the Martelella mediterranea DSM 17316 genome, one window contains:
- a CDS encoding sensor histidine kinase: MKGRLKLLFKSTAVRLSAVYILLFGLCAAVMVFYVTAVSESLVERQMRDSLHREIAQLDAAFENGGIRRLFNTIERRARQPGANLYVIASPQGEILASNVASLEPGVLAHSGWLDTPFRYEGFAENNKGDRYSLAIGYVIVLDNGMKLMIGRDLGDPERLHIIVRQALLLALIIMGVGALVIWFAIGRNALKRMDRMSSASGKIMAGDLSQRLPVTGSGDEFDRLSNSLNLMLDRIVRLNEGLRQVSDNIAHDLKTPLTRLRNKAADAAAAEDPEERRTSLEGIIAESDQLIRTFNALLMISRVEAGAVAAEMSPVNLSAIVEDSAELYGPVAEEAGMTLEIAIEQDLSVNGNRELIGQAIFNLLDNAIKYASASESEPRIYLSLKREGADAVFMVADNGPGIPANRIEDVKRRFFRLDESRTKPGTGLGLSMVDAVTDMHGGKFVLAEAGQYVPGYGGLAALLRFPLTPNRSR; encoded by the coding sequence ATGAAGGGGCGTCTGAAGCTTCTGTTCAAGTCGACGGCGGTGCGACTTTCCGCCGTATACATTCTGCTGTTCGGGCTTTGCGCGGCGGTAATGGTGTTTTATGTCACCGCCGTCTCCGAAAGTCTGGTTGAGCGGCAGATGCGGGATTCGCTCCATCGCGAGATTGCCCAGCTTGACGCCGCGTTCGAAAATGGCGGCATTCGTCGCCTGTTCAATACCATCGAACGGCGCGCCCGCCAGCCCGGTGCCAATCTCTATGTCATCGCCAGTCCGCAGGGCGAAATCCTGGCGAGCAACGTGGCCTCGCTGGAACCAGGGGTACTCGCGCATTCAGGGTGGCTCGATACGCCTTTTCGCTATGAAGGCTTTGCCGAAAACAACAAGGGCGACCGCTACAGCCTTGCGATCGGCTATGTGATCGTGCTTGACAACGGCATGAAGCTGATGATCGGCCGCGATCTGGGCGACCCCGAACGTTTGCACATCATCGTCAGGCAGGCGCTGCTTCTTGCCCTCATCATCATGGGCGTCGGGGCGCTGGTGATCTGGTTCGCCATCGGTCGCAACGCGTTGAAGCGCATGGACAGGATGTCGTCGGCGAGCGGCAAGATCATGGCTGGCGATCTCTCCCAGCGGCTTCCCGTAACCGGTTCCGGTGATGAATTCGACCGTCTCTCCAATTCGCTGAACCTGATGCTGGACCGTATCGTCCGTCTCAACGAAGGGCTGAGGCAGGTTTCCGACAACATCGCCCACGATCTCAAGACCCCGCTGACGCGTCTTCGCAACAAGGCAGCCGATGCTGCCGCCGCCGAGGACCCGGAGGAGCGGCGCACCTCGCTCGAAGGCATTATCGCCGAATCCGACCAACTCATCCGAACCTTCAATGCGTTGTTGATGATCTCCCGCGTTGAAGCGGGCGCGGTTGCGGCGGAGATGTCGCCCGTCAACCTTTCCGCGATCGTCGAGGACAGCGCCGAGCTTTACGGCCCGGTGGCCGAGGAAGCGGGCATGACGCTGGAGATCGCGATCGAGCAGGATCTTTCGGTGAACGGCAACCGAGAACTCATCGGGCAGGCGATCTTCAACCTTCTCGACAATGCCATAAAATACGCCTCGGCCTCGGAAAGCGAGCCGCGCATCTACCTGTCGCTCAAACGCGAGGGCGCGGATGCCGTGTTCATGGTCGCCGATAACGGTCCGGGCATCCCCGCCAATCGCATCGAGGACGTCAAAAGGCGGTTCTTCCGTCTGGATGAAAGTCGCACCAAGCCGGGTACCGGCCTTGGCCTCTCCATGGTTGATGCTGTGACGGATATGCATGGCGGCAAATTCGTCCTCGCCGAAGCCGGCCAGTATGTTCCGGGCTATGGCGGTCTTGCCGCGCTCCTTCGCTTCCCGCTCACCCCCAATCGTTCGCGCTGA
- a CDS encoding heme lyase CcmF/NrfE family subunit has product MTVELGLYALILALAVSALTATLPLVGARMQNMALIGIARSGSLTLFALVALAFIILIRSYLLSDFSVRNVWENSHSLMPLIYKFSGVWGNHEGSMLLWLLILTFFSALVAAFGRNLPADLRANVLAIQALIATAFILFILLTSNPFSRVFPVPAEGRELNPILQDIGLAIHPPLLYLGYVGFSVCFSFAVAALVSGRIDSAWALWVRPWALLAWLFLTAGIAMGSYWAYYELGWGGWWFWDPVENASFMPWLAGTALLHSALVMEKREALKIWTVLLSILTFSLSLLGTFLVRSGVLTSVHAFATDPTRGVFILAILAFFIGGALTLFALRVPLLRAGGLFSPISREGALVFNNLILTVAAGTVLIGTLYPLFLETLTGEKISVGPPFFNLTFGLLMIPLLLAVPFGPMLSWKRGDLKAASERLMVAAILALIFAAVFVYFHEGGPVLAVPGIAIAFWLIFGALSDLWTRSGFVRLPFSKAWPRFKGLPRSAFGAALAHFGLGVSVLGILAVSLYETEAVLEMTPGSEVVLSGYTVAFEGVETVRGPNYTDERGTFAISANGAASGVVHSAKRLYPSSNMPTTEAGIRTFGLSQLYISLGDPRQDGAWVVRVWWKPFILCIWLGFVLMATGGVVSLSDRRLRIGAPALSKKRTQPAQALGAAE; this is encoded by the coding sequence TTGACCGTTGAACTCGGACTCTATGCGCTGATCCTCGCTCTGGCGGTTTCCGCTCTGACGGCGACGCTGCCGCTTGTGGGCGCTCGGATGCAGAATATGGCCTTGATCGGCATTGCGCGCAGCGGCTCCCTGACCCTGTTCGCGCTGGTGGCGTTGGCTTTCATCATTCTGATCAGAAGCTATCTCCTTTCGGATTTTTCCGTGCGCAATGTATGGGAAAACTCGCATTCGCTGATGCCGCTGATCTACAAGTTCTCGGGCGTTTGGGGCAATCATGAAGGCTCAATGCTACTGTGGCTGCTGATTCTGACGTTTTTCAGCGCGCTGGTGGCGGCCTTCGGGCGCAATCTGCCGGCCGATCTGCGAGCCAATGTACTTGCCATCCAGGCCCTGATTGCTACGGCTTTCATCCTTTTCATTCTCCTTACCTCCAATCCGTTCAGCCGCGTTTTCCCCGTCCCCGCAGAGGGTCGGGAACTCAATCCGATCCTGCAGGATATCGGCCTCGCCATTCATCCGCCGCTTCTTTATCTGGGCTATGTCGGCTTTTCGGTCTGTTTTTCGTTCGCGGTCGCAGCGCTTGTCAGCGGTCGGATCGATTCGGCCTGGGCGCTTTGGGTGCGGCCATGGGCGCTGCTTGCCTGGCTGTTCCTGACCGCCGGCATCGCAATGGGCTCCTACTGGGCCTATTATGAGCTTGGCTGGGGCGGATGGTGGTTCTGGGATCCGGTGGAAAATGCTTCCTTCATGCCGTGGCTGGCGGGCACGGCGCTGCTGCACTCGGCTCTGGTCATGGAGAAGCGCGAGGCCCTGAAAATCTGGACCGTGCTCCTGTCGATCCTGACATTCTCGCTTTCGCTTCTCGGAACGTTTCTCGTTCGCTCCGGCGTTCTCACCTCGGTTCATGCGTTTGCGACGGACCCGACCCGTGGCGTTTTCATTCTGGCCATATTGGCTTTCTTCATCGGCGGCGCACTTACGCTCTTTGCCTTGAGGGTGCCGCTCTTGCGCGCCGGAGGCCTGTTCTCGCCGATCTCGCGGGAAGGCGCTTTGGTCTTCAATAATCTGATTCTGACGGTCGCTGCCGGCACGGTGCTGATCGGAACGCTTTATCCGCTGTTTCTGGAAACACTGACCGGTGAGAAAATCTCGGTAGGCCCGCCATTCTTCAACCTGACCTTCGGGCTGTTGATGATTCCGTTGCTGCTTGCCGTACCCTTCGGCCCGATGCTTTCGTGGAAAAGAGGAGACCTGAAGGCTGCGTCGGAGCGTCTCATGGTCGCGGCGATCCTGGCGCTGATCTTCGCCGCGGTCTTCGTTTACTTCCATGAAGGCGGACCGGTTCTGGCCGTACCCGGGATTGCCATCGCGTTCTGGCTTATCTTCGGAGCGCTCTCGGACCTCTGGACCCGCTCGGGGTTTGTCCGCCTGCCGTTTTCGAAGGCATGGCCGCGTTTCAAGGGCCTGCCGCGCTCGGCCTTCGGCGCGGCGCTTGCGCATTTCGGTCTCGGCGTGAGCGTGTTGGGCATACTGGCGGTTTCGCTTTACGAAACGGAGGCCGTGCTGGAGATGACGCCAGGTTCCGAGGTGGTCCTGAGCGGCTATACGGTCGCCTTCGAGGGTGTCGAAACCGTGCGCGGGCCCAACTACACCGATGAACGCGGGACATTTGCGATCAGCGCGAACGGGGCGGCGTCCGGCGTGGTGCATTCGGCGAAACGGCTCTACCCTTCGAGCAATATGCCGACGACAGAGGCGGGCATCAGGACCTTCGGTCTCAGTCAGCTTTATATTTCCCTTGGCGACCCGCGTCAGGATGGAGCCTGGGTCGTGCGGGTGTGGTGGAAGCCTTTCATTCTGTGCATCTGGCTTGGATTCGTGCTGATGGCCACCGGCGGGGTCGTCTCGCTTTCCGATCGACGCTTGCGGATTGGCGCGCCGGCGCTGAGCAAGAAAAGAACGCAGCCAGCGCAAGCCCTGGGAGCCGCTGAATGA
- a CDS encoding Do family serine endopeptidase yields MFQQPTGPNKFRSLLKASAAAGVAAVLFSAGAPLTVTEALADPVHVQAPEVPGFADVVEAVSPAVVSVVVESNVQPVAQQDGSFGFGFGGRGFDNLPDDHPLKRFFHDFGAPNEPAPPPQPRKGGPRPVAQGSGFFVSEDGYLVTNNHVVREGDAFSVRMDDGTEYDAKLIGTDPRTDLAVLKVDADREFTYVKFADDQNLRVGDWVVAVGNPFGLGGTVTSGIVSALGRDIASGPYDDYIQVDAAVNHGNSGGPTFDLSGEVVGVNTAIFSPSGGNVGIAFAIPAHLAQDVVADLIQDGVVERGWLGVRIQPVTEDIAESIGLAKPEGALVSEPTSDSPGAKAGLKQGDVITAVNGDVIEDARSLSRMIGMMEPGDEVELSVWRDGKSQTIDVKLGEFPTEDELAAADGLSGPTESSLMTQLGIEVRPADDGKGVTVTAVDPNSDAATKGLATGQKILSVNNKEVSSAEDIIKQVKDAADQGRKQALFQVETENGSMFTALPTETDAEDAG; encoded by the coding sequence ATGTTCCAGCAGCCCACCGGACCAAACAAGTTCAGGTCACTCTTGAAAGCCTCGGCAGCTGCAGGCGTCGCAGCCGTGCTGTTTTCGGCCGGCGCTCCCCTGACGGTGACGGAAGCGCTTGCGGATCCCGTCCATGTTCAGGCGCCGGAAGTCCCCGGATTTGCCGATGTCGTCGAAGCGGTCTCTCCCGCAGTTGTCTCCGTGGTCGTTGAGAGCAACGTCCAGCCGGTTGCCCAGCAGGATGGCAGTTTCGGCTTCGGTTTCGGCGGCCGCGGTTTCGACAATCTCCCCGATGACCACCCTCTCAAGCGTTTCTTCCATGATTTCGGCGCGCCGAACGAGCCCGCTCCGCCACCGCAGCCGCGCAAGGGCGGCCCACGTCCGGTTGCGCAAGGCTCGGGCTTCTTTGTCTCCGAGGACGGTTACCTTGTCACCAATAACCACGTCGTGCGCGAAGGTGACGCATTCTCCGTGCGGATGGATGACGGCACTGAGTATGATGCAAAGCTGATTGGCACCGATCCCCGTACCGATCTGGCCGTGCTTAAGGTGGATGCCGACCGCGAGTTCACTTACGTGAAGTTCGCGGACGATCAGAACCTGCGCGTTGGCGACTGGGTTGTCGCGGTCGGCAATCCATTTGGCCTCGGCGGCACGGTCACGTCGGGCATCGTTTCCGCCCTTGGTCGCGATATCGCCTCCGGTCCCTACGACGACTACATTCAGGTCGATGCCGCGGTGAACCACGGCAACTCCGGCGGTCCGACGTTTGACCTCAGCGGTGAAGTCGTTGGCGTCAACACAGCAATCTTCTCGCCCTCCGGCGGTAATGTCGGCATCGCATTCGCAATCCCGGCGCATCTGGCCCAGGACGTCGTTGCGGACCTCATTCAGGATGGCGTGGTTGAACGTGGCTGGCTCGGTGTACGTATTCAGCCCGTCACCGAGGACATCGCCGAGTCGATCGGGCTTGCCAAGCCGGAAGGCGCGCTCGTCTCCGAGCCGACGAGCGACAGCCCCGGCGCCAAGGCGGGGCTTAAACAGGGCGACGTCATCACCGCCGTGAATGGCGATGTCATCGAGGATGCCCGTTCGCTTTCCCGTATGATCGGCATGATGGAACCGGGCGACGAGGTGGAACTGTCGGTCTGGCGTGATGGAAAGTCCCAGACGATCGATGTCAAGCTCGGCGAATTCCCGACTGAAGACGAGCTCGCTGCTGCCGATGGCCTTAGCGGGCCGACGGAAAGCTCGCTGATGACGCAACTCGGCATCGAGGTTCGCCCCGCCGATGACGGCAAGGGCGTAACGGTTACGGCTGTGGACCCGAACTCCGACGCCGCGACCAAGGGTCTGGCGACGGGACAGAAGATCCTGAGCGTCAACAACAAGGAAGTCAGCTCGGCTGAGGACATCATCAAGCAGGTCAAGGATGCCGCCGATCAGGGCCGCAAGCAGGCGCTGTTCCAGGTCGAAACCGAAAACGGCAGCATGTTCACCGCCCTGCCCACGGAAACCGACGCCGAAGACGCCGGCTGA
- a CDS encoding bifunctional [glutamine synthetase] adenylyltransferase/[glutamine synthetase]-adenylyl-L-tyrosine phosphorylase, with protein sequence MQEIDGRLADSAAGRIFALDEAAAREAAGELAEAVESHGLPAVLADAEASLTAFLAAAFALSPFLHDTFRSRPDLLCGIDQPIGPQIEAEIEKARTAWIAEGGSQGDGEIMTRLRQSKQRVAFLTALADLGGIFKAEVTTDLLSRFAAAAVAATLDHLLVSAAGEGKIRLLSSEDPSENSGVVVLGMGKLGANELNYSSDIDIVVFFEPEAGIIIDPDDARELFPRLMRRLVRILQERTGDGYVFRTDLRLRPDPGSTPLAIPVEAALIYYESRGQNWERAAFIKARPIAGDIAAGEAFLSELAPFIFRKYLDYAAIADIHSIKRQIHAHKGFGLVAVHGHNVKLGRGGIREIEFFAQTQQLIAGGRMPQLRCRRTVDALDALCEARWVDRQTADELKAAYWFLRNVEHRIQMVRDEQSHILPEDDAELLRIARMSGFQTTDDFAKALVANLKTVEKRYARLFERELTLSGETGNLVFTGEDDDPGTLETLSKLGFERPADIARIIRTWHYGRYRATQSTKARQRLTEIMPDLLAAFGASRRADEALLRFDRFLSGLPAGIQLFSLLKSNPNLLLLFVEIMSAAPRLAEIIAARAHIVDGMLDPALLTEIPTRDYLAGRLEAFMAGAEIYEERLDRLRIFTAEQRFLIGIRLLTGATGGFAAGRALTVLATLAIEEALAGVLSEIEQSHGKLEGQRVAVLAMGKLGSAELTAGSDVDVIVLYDCDDPLGSSDGPKSLDAPRYFGRVTQRLVAALSAPTAEGVLYEVDMRLRPSGNAGPLATRLAAFEKYQLNDAWTWEHMALSRAHPLCGDASLMKDAAAVIDAVLVKPRDRGTLARDIAEMRARIERDKPAKSIWDLKLIAGGLVDIEFIAQFCHLGSEQPREKAGGGEAMSTDDVLVRFGPEFMNAGDLEACRKALALYTDIAQLTRACLNTGFKPDTAPAGLLDRLCKLSDCPDIDAMEALITDTADEVRAIFKKLLPLA encoded by the coding sequence ATGCAGGAGATCGACGGTCGCTTGGCCGACAGTGCGGCAGGACGCATATTTGCACTGGACGAGGCGGCAGCCAGGGAAGCGGCGGGCGAACTCGCCGAAGCGGTCGAAAGCCATGGTCTTCCGGCCGTCCTCGCCGACGCCGAGGCCTCTTTGACCGCCTTTCTCGCGGCCGCTTTCGCGCTCTCACCCTTTCTCCACGACACCTTCCGTTCACGGCCGGACCTCCTTTGCGGGATCGATCAGCCGATCGGCCCGCAAATCGAGGCCGAAATCGAAAAGGCGCGCACTGCCTGGATCGCCGAAGGCGGTTCGCAGGGCGATGGCGAGATCATGACGCGGCTTCGCCAGTCCAAGCAGCGCGTTGCCTTCCTCACCGCGCTCGCCGATCTCGGCGGCATTTTCAAAGCCGAAGTCACGACCGATCTCCTGAGCCGTTTCGCCGCTGCCGCCGTGGCCGCAACGCTGGACCATCTGCTCGTCTCCGCCGCCGGCGAGGGCAAGATCAGGCTGCTTTCCTCAGAGGATCCTTCGGAAAACTCCGGGGTCGTCGTGCTCGGCATGGGCAAGCTCGGCGCGAACGAGCTCAACTACTCCTCCGACATCGATATCGTCGTCTTCTTCGAGCCTGAAGCCGGGATCATCATCGATCCCGACGATGCGCGGGAGCTGTTTCCGCGGCTGATGCGCCGGCTTGTGCGTATCCTGCAGGAGCGCACCGGCGATGGCTATGTGTTCCGCACGGATCTGCGCCTGCGGCCCGACCCCGGCTCCACGCCGCTCGCGATCCCTGTCGAGGCGGCTCTGATCTATTATGAAAGCCGCGGCCAGAACTGGGAGCGCGCCGCCTTTATCAAGGCGCGGCCCATCGCCGGCGACATTGCCGCGGGCGAGGCGTTCCTCTCCGAATTGGCGCCCTTCATTTTCCGCAAATATCTCGATTATGCGGCGATTGCAGATATCCATTCGATCAAGCGGCAGATCCACGCGCACAAGGGTTTCGGCCTCGTCGCCGTGCATGGCCACAACGTCAAGCTCGGGCGCGGCGGCATTCGGGAGATCGAGTTCTTCGCCCAGACCCAGCAATTGATTGCCGGCGGGCGGATGCCGCAACTGCGCTGCCGTCGCACAGTCGATGCCCTTGACGCCTTGTGCGAGGCCCGATGGGTCGACAGGCAGACCGCCGATGAGCTGAAGGCTGCCTACTGGTTCCTGCGTAATGTCGAGCATCGCATCCAGATGGTGCGCGACGAACAGAGCCATATTCTCCCGGAAGATGACGCAGAACTGCTGCGGATCGCGCGCATGAGCGGGTTCCAGACGACTGATGACTTCGCAAAGGCGCTGGTGGCGAACCTGAAGACCGTCGAAAAGCGCTATGCCCGCCTGTTCGAGCGGGAACTGACATTGTCGGGCGAGACCGGCAATCTCGTCTTCACCGGCGAGGACGACGACCCCGGCACGCTCGAGACGCTTTCGAAGCTTGGCTTCGAGCGGCCGGCCGATATCGCCCGCATCATCCGCACCTGGCATTACGGCCGCTACCGCGCCACCCAGAGCACCAAGGCCCGCCAGCGGCTGACCGAGATCATGCCCGATCTGCTGGCAGCATTCGGCGCCAGCCGCCGCGCGGATGAGGCGCTGCTGCGGTTTGACCGTTTTCTTTCCGGCCTTCCGGCGGGAATCCAGCTTTTCTCGCTGCTCAAGAGCAATCCCAACCTGCTTCTTCTGTTCGTCGAGATCATGTCCGCCGCCCCGCGCCTTGCCGAGATCATCGCGGCGCGCGCCCATATCGTCGACGGCATGCTCGATCCGGCGCTGCTGACCGAAATTCCCACGCGCGATTATCTCGCAGGCCGCCTCGAAGCCTTCATGGCCGGCGCTGAAATCTATGAGGAGCGGCTCGATCGCCTCAGGATTTTCACCGCCGAACAGCGTTTCCTCATCGGCATCCGTCTTTTGACCGGCGCGACCGGTGGTTTCGCCGCCGGCCGGGCGTTGACGGTGCTTGCCACGCTCGCGATCGAAGAGGCGCTGGCCGGCGTGCTGTCGGAAATCGAACAGTCCCACGGCAAGCTTGAGGGGCAGCGGGTTGCGGTGCTTGCCATGGGCAAGCTCGGCAGCGCCGAACTGACCGCCGGCTCGGATGTCGATGTGATCGTGCTCTACGATTGTGACGACCCGCTCGGCTCCTCCGATGGTCCGAAATCGCTCGACGCGCCGCGTTACTTCGGTCGCGTGACCCAGCGGCTGGTGGCCGCGCTCAGCGCGCCCACCGCCGAAGGCGTGCTCTACGAGGTCGACATGCGGCTGAGGCCCTCCGGCAATGCCGGGCCTCTCGCCACCCGTCTTGCGGCTTTCGAGAAGTATCAGCTCAACGACGCCTGGACCTGGGAGCATATGGCGCTGTCGCGCGCCCATCCGCTGTGCGGTGATGCATCGCTGATGAAGGACGCGGCCGCCGTCATTGATGCGGTTCTGGTGAAGCCGCGCGATCGCGGAACGCTGGCGCGCGATATAGCGGAAATGCGGGCCAGGATCGAGCGCGACAAACCGGCCAAGAGCATCTGGGACCTGAAGCTGATTGCGGGCGGCCTGGTCGATATCGAATTCATCGCCCAGTTCTGCCACCTCGGCTCCGAACAACCGCGGGAAAAGGCCGGCGGCGGCGAGGCGATGAGCACGGATGACGTGCTGGTGCGGTTCGGGCCGGAGTTCATGAATGCGGGTGATCTCGAAGCCTGCCGAAAGGCGCTCGCGCTTTACACCGATATCGCCCAGCTCACGCGCGCCTGCCTGAACACTGGCTTCAAGCCCGATACCGCGCCTGCGGGTCTTCTGGACCGGCTTTGCAAACTTTCGGATTGCCCTGATATCGACGCCATGGAGGCGCTGATCACCGATACGGCTGATGAGGTGCGCGCGATCTTCAAAAAGCTTTTGCCGCTGGCGTAA
- a CDS encoding PAS domain-containing protein, with protein MKRSDMWERPTVNGKLRAHAGTQRAFTAAQQTGFVGIGGFSLIERPAIERLLKKSIPLLIIAFLISVAAARGLSLMSSHERMEEAVRQATELTSAMALASLEDEPRLFDPASATETAQELNALVSAGSDTDLVVIDTTGVVLAATGASASLTGRPLAAVFPELTSARPSRSSGGVVETHINGVPYQVSMHLAGSDGGMVIALHSMQAMNALWRAEINLNVTLFAAMALLLLVVVYAYYAQLNRADHTAELMLENEARRDGMLANGETGLWSFDPQTGLTFLDGSAAMALGLGTAPRQLAHRQMLALIHPDDRAGFFRRFAPADTGLVEASFRIRQHDGRYTRIDIRAHAGQTDGRIAVSGTAIRTASASRREVETATKRASLYQAAFDAMPQALALWGKDGRLELANASFAAAYGVDGSARRDSLVADDAVVVRRICGEDAVSSEIRTPAGHWQALSESRLPDGALLTVGSDITAFKSDECRLQGEQARLREKVAALAAARRRLELKCAALNRALGRDIPVRYDPEVELSSERTTRTAGTIIRRTVA; from the coding sequence ATGAAGAGATCGGACATGTGGGAACGCCCCACAGTCAACGGCAAGTTGCGCGCTCATGCGGGAACACAGCGGGCTTTCACCGCGGCGCAGCAGACGGGATTTGTCGGCATCGGCGGCTTCAGTCTGATTGAACGGCCGGCCATCGAACGGCTCCTCAAAAAGTCCATCCCCCTTCTTATCATTGCCTTTCTCATCAGCGTGGCGGCGGCGCGCGGTCTGTCGCTGATGTCGAGCCATGAACGGATGGAAGAGGCCGTCCGCCAGGCGACCGAGTTGACCTCGGCCATGGCGCTCGCCTCGCTTGAGGACGAGCCTCGGCTTTTCGATCCGGCCAGTGCAACCGAAACCGCTCAGGAACTGAACGCGCTTGTCTCAGCCGGTTCCGATACCGATCTGGTGGTGATCGACACGACGGGCGTGGTGCTTGCCGCGACCGGCGCCAGCGCGAGCCTGACCGGGCGTCCACTTGCCGCCGTCTTTCCGGAACTGACCTCCGCGCGTCCCAGCCGTTCGTCAGGCGGCGTCGTGGAAACGCATATCAATGGCGTGCCGTATCAGGTTTCCATGCATCTGGCGGGCAGTGATGGCGGCATGGTGATCGCGCTGCATTCGATGCAGGCGATGAACGCCCTGTGGCGGGCGGAAATCAACCTCAACGTCACGCTGTTTGCGGCGATGGCGCTGCTGCTGCTGGTGGTGGTCTACGCCTATTACGCCCAGCTCAACCGCGCCGATCACACCGCCGAACTGATGCTGGAAAACGAGGCGCGACGCGACGGGATGCTGGCCAATGGCGAAACGGGCCTCTGGTCATTCGATCCGCAGACCGGCCTTACCTTTCTGGATGGCTCGGCCGCAATGGCGCTGGGCCTCGGCACCGCGCCGCGGCAGCTTGCCCACAGGCAAATGCTTGCGCTGATCCATCCCGACGATCGCGCCGGCTTCTTCCGCAGGTTTGCACCGGCGGACACCGGGTTGGTTGAGGCGAGTTTCCGAATCCGCCAGCATGACGGTCGCTACACCCGCATCGATATCCGCGCCCATGCCGGCCAGACCGACGGCAGGATCGCGGTCAGCGGCACGGCAATCCGCACGGCCAGCGCAAGCCGGCGGGAAGTCGAGACGGCCACGAAGCGCGCCAGCCTGTATCAGGCCGCCTTCGACGCCATGCCGCAGGCGCTGGCGCTCTGGGGCAAGGACGGCCGCCTCGAGCTTGCGAATGCCAGCTTCGCCGCAGCCTATGGCGTGGACGGCAGCGCCCGTCGCGACAGCCTTGTCGCCGACGATGCCGTGGTGGTGCGCCGGATTTGCGGCGAAGACGCCGTGTCGAGCGAGATCAGGACGCCGGCCGGACACTGGCAGGCGTTAAGCGAAAGCCGGCTGCCGGATGGCGCACTGCTGACCGTCGGCTCCGACATAACCGCTTTCAAGAGCGATGAATGCCGCCTTCAGGGCGAACAGGCACGGCTGCGCGAAAAGGTCGCCGCCCTTGCCGCCGCGCGCCGCAGGCTGGAGCTGAAATGCGCCGCGCTCAACCGGGCGCTCGGCCGCGACATCCCGGTTCGCTACGATCCAGAAGTCGAGCTTTCGTCCGAAAGGACCACCCGCACAGCGGGGACGATCATCCGCAGGACCGTGGCGTAA
- a CDS encoding response regulator transcription factor: MVPGMRVLVIEDDLEAAAYLTKAFREAGIACEHAGDGESGLFMASENEYDVLVVDRMLPRRDGLSVISALRARSINTPVLILSALGQVDDRVTGLRAGGDDYLPKPYAFSELLARVEVLGRRKGAPDQDVLYKVGDLELDRLSHEVRRAGREITLQPREYRLLEYLMKNAGQVVTRTMLLENVWDYHFDPQTNVIDVHVSRLRSKIEKDFDKPLLKTIRGSGYMIKHDA, translated from the coding sequence ATGGTCCCCGGCATGCGTGTTCTTGTCATCGAAGACGATCTGGAGGCAGCCGCCTATCTGACCAAGGCCTTTCGCGAGGCCGGCATTGCCTGTGAGCATGCCGGCGATGGCGAAAGCGGCCTGTTCATGGCGAGCGAGAATGAGTACGACGTCCTTGTCGTCGATCGCATGTTGCCGCGTCGCGACGGGCTGTCGGTGATATCGGCGCTGAGGGCGCGCAGCATCAACACACCGGTGCTGATTCTGTCCGCGCTCGGTCAGGTCGATGACCGGGTGACCGGCCTCAGGGCAGGGGGCGACGACTACCTTCCCAAGCCCTATGCCTTCAGCGAGCTTCTCGCCCGCGTCGAAGTGCTGGGCCGGCGCAAGGGCGCGCCCGATCAGGATGTGCTCTACAAGGTGGGCGATCTGGAACTCGACCGTCTTTCGCACGAGGTGCGCCGCGCGGGCCGCGAGATCACGCTCCAGCCGCGCGAATATCGCCTGCTCGAATATCTGATGAAGAATGCCGGCCAGGTTGTCACCCGCACCATGCTTCTGGAAAATGTCTGGGATTATCATTTCGATCCGCAGACCAATGTGATCGATGTCCATGTTTCGCGTCTGCGCTCGAAGATCGAGAAGGATTTCGACAAGCCCCTGCTGAAGACCATTCGCGGCTCCGGCTACATGATCAAGCATGACGCTTAG
- a CDS encoding cytochrome c-type biogenesis protein, with protein sequence MIRLVVLFFAVLLPIGAAAVEPDEMLSDPALEARAREISAELRCMVCQNQSIDDSNADLARDLRLLVRDRLAEGDSDDEVIDYVVSRYGEFVLLKPRFSPHTWLLWGAPALLILLGAIGLWRLAAARHGADRPLSRDEELRLEKILSETDDH encoded by the coding sequence ATGATTCGGCTTGTTGTCTTGTTTTTTGCCGTGCTGCTCCCAATCGGTGCCGCCGCTGTCGAGCCGGACGAGATGCTGAGCGATCCCGCTCTCGAGGCGCGGGCGCGGGAGATTTCCGCGGAGCTTCGCTGCATGGTCTGCCAAAACCAATCGATCGACGATTCCAATGCCGACCTCGCGCGCGATCTTCGTCTGTTGGTGCGCGACCGGCTGGCAGAAGGCGACAGCGATGACGAGGTCATCGACTATGTCGTTTCGCGCTATGGCGAGTTTGTTCTGCTGAAGCCTCGTTTTTCGCCACATACCTGGCTTCTGTGGGGCGCGCCGGCACTGCTTATCCTTTTGGGCGCCATCGGTTTGTGGCGTCTTGCCGCCGCTCGCCACGGCGCTGACAGGCCGCTCTCCCGCGATGAGGAGTTGCGACTGGAGAAGATTTTGTCCGAGACGGACGACCATTAA